A part of Saimiri boliviensis isolate mSaiBol1 chromosome 11, mSaiBol1.pri, whole genome shotgun sequence genomic DNA contains:
- the PSMA5 gene encoding proteasome subunit alpha type-5: MFLTRSEYDRGVNTFSPEGRLFQVEYAIEAIKLGSTAIGIQTSEGVCLAVEKRITSPLMEPSSIEKIVEIDAHIGCAMSGLIADAKTLIDKARVETQNHWFTYNETMTVESVTQAVSNLALQFGEEDADPGAMSRPFGVALLFGGVDEKGPQLFHMDPSGTFVQCDARAIGSASEGAQSSLQEVYHKSMTLKEAIKSSLIILKQVMEEKLNATNIELATVQPGQNFHMFTKEELEEVIKDI, from the exons GGGTGTGAATACTTTTTCTCCTGAAGGAAGATTATTTCAAGTGGAATATGCCATTGAGGCTATCAAG CTTGGTTCTACAGCCATTGGGATCCAAACATCAGAGGGTGTGTGCCTAGCTGTGGAGAAGAGAATTACCTCCCCACTGATGGAGCCCAGCAGCATTGAGAAAATTGTAGAAATTGATGCTCATATAG GTTGTGCCATGAGTGGGCTAATTGCTGATGCTAAGACTTTAATTGATAAAGCCAGAGTGGAGACACAG AACCACTGGTTCACCTACAATGAGACGATGACGGTGGAGAGTGTGACCCAAGCTGTGTCCAATCTAGCTCTCCAGTTTGGAGAAGAAGATGCAGATCCAGGTGCCATG TCTCGTCCCTTTGGAGTAGCATTGTTGTTTGGAGGAGTTGATGAGAAAGGACCCCAGCT GTTTCATATGGACCCATCTGGGACTTTTGTACAGTGTGATGCTCGAGCAATTGGCTCTGCTTCAGAGGGTGCCCAGAGCTCCTTGCAAGAAGTTTACCACAAG TCTATGACTCTGAAAGAAGCCATCAAGTCTTCACTCATCATCCTCAAACAAGTAATGGAGGAGAAGCTGAATGCAACGAACATTGAG cTAGCCACAGTGcagcctggccagaatttccacaTGTTCACAAAGGAAGAACTTGAAGAGGTTATCAAGGACATTTAA